A window from Streptomyces sp. NBC_00271 encodes these proteins:
- a CDS encoding allene oxide cyclase barrel-like domain-containing protein: MRRISQRCLSAVAGLAAALVVAPPASAATSTPHGRPDTQQRTQVFQLAARQTQSESLDLGKKGLSRGDELVIAEDLYRDGRKIGDHSVVCVHVHLDPDELQCVGTFALPQGQITSQALLHLPPAPSIDIAVTGGSGAFSSARGYVHTVPAGKTVRNLTFHITLDASSGN, translated from the coding sequence ATGCGCAGGATCAGCCAGCGCTGCCTGAGTGCGGTCGCGGGCCTGGCCGCCGCCCTCGTCGTCGCCCCGCCGGCGTCGGCCGCGACATCGACCCCGCACGGCCGACCGGACACCCAACAGCGCACGCAGGTATTCCAGTTGGCCGCCAGGCAGACCCAGTCGGAATCCCTCGACCTGGGCAAGAAGGGGCTCAGCCGGGGTGACGAGCTCGTCATCGCCGAGGACCTGTACCGCGACGGCCGGAAGATCGGCGACCACAGCGTGGTCTGCGTCCATGTCCACCTCGATCCGGACGAGCTCCAGTGCGTCGGCACCTTCGCTCTGCCGCAGGGGCAGATCACCTCGCAGGCGCTGCTCCACCTCCCTCCGGCCCCCTCCATCGACATCGCCGTCACCGGCGGTTCGGGTGCCTTCAGTTCGGCTCGGGGCTACGTCCACACCGTCCCCGCCGGGAAGACGGTACGGAACCTCACCTTCCACATCACTCTTGACGCCTCATCAGGAAACTGA
- a CDS encoding MASE1 domain-containing protein yields the protein MSNATRGERLRRYTVKGLQLAAVAAAYYGSAEIGLEQQLVRGQVTPLWPPTGVAVVVLMLWGLRMWPGIALGAFLVNVMLGPSILPVLAIAVGNTLAPVCAYLLLRRVGFRTALDRLQDALALVFLGALSGMVISATVGTGALVASGALPVHDFWPTWSVWWAGDAMGVLVIAPLLLAARTVRWPRGAPVLRWVEAIALLGGTAAVSVLATHSTLALLFLVVPFLIWAAFRFQLVGAAPCALIASVIAIDAGAAGAGPFANHDLLAKMVILQAFNGTVSLTALLLSAVISEQNRTLREIEEACGRLTEALSRLAPDETFDKWPSCRPEGPDHQK from the coding sequence ATGAGCAATGCGACGCGCGGTGAGCGGCTCCGGCGGTACACCGTCAAGGGCCTGCAGCTGGCTGCCGTCGCGGCCGCTTACTACGGCAGCGCCGAGATCGGGCTGGAGCAGCAACTGGTACGAGGGCAGGTCACGCCGCTCTGGCCGCCCACCGGCGTCGCTGTCGTCGTCCTGATGCTCTGGGGCCTTCGCATGTGGCCAGGAATCGCCCTCGGGGCGTTCCTGGTGAACGTGATGCTCGGGCCGTCGATCCTCCCCGTGCTCGCCATCGCGGTCGGCAACACGCTCGCCCCGGTCTGCGCCTACCTCCTCCTGCGGCGTGTGGGATTCCGTACCGCACTCGACCGGCTGCAGGACGCTCTGGCGCTGGTCTTCCTCGGGGCCCTGAGCGGGATGGTGATCAGCGCGACCGTCGGTACGGGAGCCCTGGTGGCCTCCGGCGCGCTGCCGGTCCATGATTTCTGGCCGACCTGGTCGGTGTGGTGGGCGGGCGACGCGATGGGGGTCCTGGTCATCGCGCCGTTGCTGCTGGCCGCGCGCACCGTCCGATGGCCACGCGGCGCACCCGTCCTGCGCTGGGTCGAGGCGATCGCCCTGCTCGGCGGCACGGCCGCGGTCAGCGTGCTGGCCACGCACAGCACGCTCGCCCTTCTCTTTCTCGTCGTCCCCTTCCTGATCTGGGCCGCCTTCCGCTTCCAGCTGGTCGGCGCCGCGCCCTGTGCGCTGATCGCTTCCGTGATCGCGATCGACGCGGGTGCCGCGGGGGCGGGTCCGTTCGCCAACCACGATCTCCTCGCCAAGATGGTCATCCTGCAGGCCTTCAACGGCACCGTGTCACTGACGGCGCTTCTGCTCTCGGCGGTCATCAGCGAGCAGAACCGCACCCTCCGTGAGATCGAAGAGGCCTGCGGGCGCCTGACGGAGGCGCTGTCCCGGCTCGCGCCGGACGAGACGTTCGACAAGTGGCCGTCTTGCCGCCCGGAGGGGCCGGACCATCAGAAGTAG
- a CDS encoding serine hydrolase domain-containing protein, which produces MNSSDARTRWSTAAASGAALVALAAGTAAPASAVTPAPAPATVAATGAPLPGLDPAKLRAAIGGLPNADVTGALLRITGSAGHWSGTSGVGDLETGQGVPPDAHLRIGSISKAFTATVVLQLAAEHRIDLDKPVQQYLPGVLPADLPPVEVGQMLNHTSGLPRGAASPDFGDGSPEWFAANRLRSFTPQQVVDLMAGQPMQFAPGTAQQYNGMNYYVAGLLIEKITGHTFAHEVRSRITRPLGLHDTYVPDADDPRLPGPHSHGYLTVTSSDGTTHPVDVTEQSPWPWAEGGMISTPADLDRFMTALFRGRFLPPAQQAELFTVPDVPSFHSSQCRTVADAGRACMTMGIMRVTASNGVVVWGKTGSRPGWTSGVFATRDLSRKVVYSVNPTNLNGTEMRYVQQIAAASFGTVVPTTN; this is translated from the coding sequence GTGAACTCCTCTGACGCCCGTACCCGTTGGTCCACCGCGGCCGCGTCCGGCGCTGCGCTGGTCGCCCTGGCCGCGGGTACGGCCGCTCCCGCCTCCGCCGTCACCCCGGCGCCGGCACCCGCCACCGTGGCCGCGACCGGCGCGCCACTGCCCGGGCTCGACCCGGCAAAGCTCCGGGCGGCCATCGGGGGCCTGCCGAACGCGGACGTCACCGGCGCGCTGCTGCGGATCACCGGCAGCGCGGGCCACTGGTCGGGCACCTCGGGCGTGGGCGACCTGGAGACCGGTCAGGGCGTCCCGCCCGACGCGCACCTCCGGATCGGCAGCATCTCCAAGGCCTTCACCGCCACCGTCGTCCTCCAGCTCGCCGCCGAGCATCGGATCGACCTGGACAAGCCCGTCCAGCAGTACCTTCCGGGCGTCCTGCCCGCCGACCTGCCGCCCGTCGAGGTCGGGCAGATGCTCAACCACACCAGCGGCCTGCCGCGCGGTGCCGCAAGTCCGGACTTCGGCGACGGCAGCCCCGAGTGGTTCGCCGCCAACCGCCTCAGGAGCTTCACCCCGCAGCAGGTGGTCGACCTGATGGCAGGCCAACCCATGCAGTTCGCGCCGGGCACCGCGCAGCAGTACAACGGGATGAACTACTACGTCGCCGGCCTGCTCATCGAGAAGATCACCGGGCACACCTTCGCCCACGAGGTGCGATCCCGCATCACCCGGCCCCTCGGACTGCACGACACCTACGTCCCCGACGCCGACGACCCGCGCCTGCCCGGCCCGCACTCCCACGGCTACCTGACGGTCACGTCCTCGGACGGCACCACGCACCCGGTGGACGTCACCGAACAGAGCCCCTGGCCCTGGGCCGAGGGCGGCATGATCTCCACTCCCGCCGACCTCGACCGTTTCATGACCGCTCTCTTCCGTGGCCGTTTCCTCCCGCCGGCCCAGCAGGCCGAGCTCTTCACCGTCCCCGACGTCCCCAGCTTCCACAGCAGCCAGTGCCGCACCGTGGCCGACGCCGGCCGTGCCTGTATGACCATGGGCATCATGAGGGTGACGGCCTCCAACGGTGTCGTGGTCTGGGGCAAGACCGGGTCCCGCCCCGGCTGGACCAGCGGTGTGTTCGCCACCCGCGACCTCTCCCGCAAGGTCGTCTACTCCGTCAACCCGACCAACCTCAACGGCACCGAGATGCGCTATGTCCAGCAGATCGCCGCCGCCTCCTTCGGCACCGTGGTCCCGACCACGAACTGA
- a CDS encoding TetR/AcrR family transcriptional regulator, with the protein MPRTPDPAKRRDLLDQVREYMIRNGLSDLSLRPLARALGTSDRMLLYYFGTKERMVAEALALDERRPLLRTRSLLGAVDAPKDPAWVRRFMAEVWQQFADPDLRAALPLYFEIMVTGLLHPDRYGPVMRDTLAEWTGLFTSVFRDMGLPEARARTEAVLLVDACFGLIAGPVVDGDWDEADAAFHTLLDRLEPGWRAM; encoded by the coding sequence ATGCCGCGCACGCCCGACCCGGCCAAACGACGCGACCTGCTGGACCAGGTCCGCGAGTACATGATCCGCAATGGCCTGTCGGACCTGTCCCTCCGCCCGCTGGCTCGGGCCCTGGGCACCAGTGACCGCATGCTCCTGTATTACTTCGGCACCAAGGAACGCATGGTCGCCGAGGCACTCGCCCTGGATGAACGGCGACCGCTGCTGCGCACCCGGAGCCTGCTCGGCGCCGTCGACGCTCCCAAGGACCCGGCGTGGGTCCGCCGCTTCATGGCGGAGGTCTGGCAGCAGTTCGCCGACCCCGACCTGCGCGCCGCGCTCCCCCTCTATTTCGAGATCATGGTCACCGGTCTTCTCCACCCCGACCGGTACGGACCCGTCATGCGCGACACGCTCGCCGAGTGGACGGGCCTGTTCACCTCCGTCTTCCGCGACATGGGCCTGCCCGAGGCGCGAGCGCGCACGGAGGCCGTCCTCCTGGTCGACGCGTGCTTCGGTCTGATCGCCGGACCCGTGGTCGACGGGGACTGGGACGAGGCCGACGCGGCCTTCCATACTCTCCTCGACCGCCTCGAACCCGGCTGGCGAGCCATGTAG
- a CDS encoding SDR family oxidoreductase: protein MTAAPGVPGTHRRSDLAGRTVVVIGASAGIGLEAARQVRADGGRLVLVGRNPERLRQAALELEPAGTAAFDATDTDRLQRFFQDLSGPVDHVLVTAGGPYYMPLETMDLADARRAFDERIALALGVALYSRDKIRAGGTLLFIGGTGGRRPGVGMAVASAATAALPALVANLALEMAPVRVNLIAAGFVDTPLSASLLGDQLDARREELRTTLPIRRVVGPADVAALAVHIMCNDALTGATYDIDGGQQLLPH from the coding sequence ATGACCGCCGCACCCGGTGTTCCCGGCACCCACCGTCGGTCCGACCTCGCCGGCCGGACGGTCGTGGTCATCGGCGCCAGCGCGGGAATCGGACTCGAGGCCGCCCGCCAGGTACGTGCGGACGGCGGCCGGTTGGTCCTGGTCGGCCGCAACCCCGAACGGCTGCGGCAGGCCGCGCTGGAGCTGGAACCCGCAGGCACGGCCGCGTTCGACGCCACCGACACCGACCGCCTCCAGCGGTTCTTCCAGGATCTGTCCGGACCGGTCGACCATGTGCTGGTCACAGCCGGCGGCCCCTACTACATGCCGTTGGAGACCATGGACCTCGCCGACGCCCGCCGCGCCTTCGACGAGCGCATCGCCCTGGCCCTCGGGGTCGCCCTCTACAGCCGTGACAAGATCCGCGCCGGTGGCACCCTGTTGTTCATCGGCGGCACCGGCGGCCGACGCCCCGGTGTCGGCATGGCCGTCGCGTCGGCCGCCACCGCGGCTCTGCCCGCCCTCGTCGCCAACCTGGCGCTCGAGATGGCGCCGGTCCGGGTGAATCTCATCGCCGCCGGATTCGTCGACACACCCCTGTCCGCCTCGTTGTTGGGGGACCAGCTCGATGCCCGGCGCGAGGAACTGCGGACCACGCTTCCCATCCGACGGGTGGTCGGCCCGGCCGACGTCGCCGCTCTCGCCGTACACATCATGTGCAACGACGCGCTCACCGGCGCGACGTACGACATCGACGGCGGCCAGCAACTCCTCCCGCACTGA
- a CDS encoding VOC family protein, with amino-acid sequence MDLKLEVIVLPVSDVDRARSFYEAAGFRMDADHAADDDYRVVQFTPPGSECAVIFGKRVTSAEPGSVRGLYLIVADIEKARAELSGRGVEMSEVFHDAGGIFQHGHGAQGVTHQGGEAERVPGPHPDRADYGSYATFSDPDGNGWVLQEVRKRAPGR; translated from the coding sequence ATGGACCTGAAACTCGAAGTCATCGTGTTGCCCGTCTCCGACGTCGACCGGGCCAGGAGTTTCTACGAGGCGGCGGGATTCCGGATGGACGCCGACCACGCCGCCGACGACGACTACCGGGTGGTGCAGTTCACGCCGCCCGGCTCCGAATGCGCCGTCATCTTCGGCAAGAGGGTCACCTCCGCCGAGCCCGGCTCGGTCCGGGGCCTGTACCTCATCGTCGCGGACATCGAGAAGGCCCGCGCGGAGCTCAGCGGCCGAGGCGTCGAGATGAGCGAGGTGTTCCACGACGCCGGAGGGATCTTCCAGCACGGCCACGGCGCCCAGGGGGTCACCCACCAGGGCGGGGAGGCGGAACGGGTGCCCGGCCCGCACCCCGACCGTGCCGACTACGGCTCCTATGCCACCTTCAGCGACCCGGACGGCAACGGCTGGGTGCTCCAGGAGGTGAGGAAGCGGGCTCCCGGCCGCTGA
- a CDS encoding CGNR zinc finger domain-containing protein — translation MNLDHVFVCGNPALDFAATLRARRSLRFEMFASPDRLDAWYLESGVVDAVSGSQDSDVGRATAVREAVYALVTARRLGDAYDDEALAVLNAAARNAAATPQLTPAGRWTAANPEEALSTVARLAVELLGGPDVPLLKECGNPECTRIYIDRSRGMRRQWCGMESCGNRIKAAAYRARKRETRTVATA, via the coding sequence GTGAATCTGGATCACGTCTTCGTCTGCGGGAACCCGGCGCTCGACTTCGCCGCGACACTCCGCGCTCGCCGCTCGCTGCGGTTCGAGATGTTCGCCTCGCCGGACCGCCTCGACGCCTGGTACCTGGAGTCCGGAGTGGTCGACGCCGTCTCCGGGAGCCAGGACTCCGACGTCGGGCGGGCGACGGCGGTGCGGGAGGCCGTCTACGCGCTGGTCACCGCCCGCCGGCTGGGCGACGCGTACGACGACGAGGCCCTGGCCGTGCTGAACGCCGCGGCCCGGAACGCCGCGGCGACACCGCAGCTCACCCCGGCGGGCCGCTGGACGGCGGCGAACCCGGAAGAAGCGCTGTCGACCGTGGCGCGACTCGCCGTCGAGCTGCTGGGCGGACCGGATGTGCCGCTGCTCAAGGAGTGCGGCAACCCGGAGTGCACCCGGATCTACATCGACCGCTCGCGCGGCATGCGTCGGCAGTGGTGCGGCATGGAGTCCTGCGGCAACAGGATCAAGGCCGCGGCCTACCGCGCCCGTAAGAGGGAGACGCGGACGGTCGCGACCGCCTGA
- a CDS encoding cation-translocating P-type ATPase, protein MTVRSDSVGEQPRASGDDWCTRAPGEVVAAFGVDPAVGLSAARAAQLLTAHGPNSLPEERRTPAWRRFLRQYRSYMQIVLVAAAVVSLLIKQWTTGILLIVLTLLNAVVGLRQEGKAESAMNALQSMMKATARVRRDGTEAEIPAEQLVVGDIVLIAAGDQVAADGRIIEASALQIDESALTGESVPASKDTRTLQGLGPAPGDQTNMAFMNTPVTHGSGVLVVTATGAGTEVGKISGMLSATEKEVPPLTKELDALTLWITGAAGLTMIVMFALGRQRDQAWDVLFVSAVSLAIAAIPEALPTVTQAILSVGSLNLAKWNAIVKELPSVETLAFTSAINSDKTGTLTMNQMTAVEVVTPTDRYTVSGTGYGLDGKIHHAAGASTGIQDAILPYVVACDAKLVDGKVVGDPTEGALLVLAHKAGLDIDATRESLPRLATLPFDPGYKLMATFNSAVDASGRQVVRCFVKGAVPAVVARAVTALAAGRNVPWDAELVARAEAQTQRMGGEGRRVMAAATRDLDPAGFDPDGDLLAYVTELRMTSLVGMVDPPREDAKAAVAGAQAGHIRVRMVTGDDVTTGAAIARQLGIPGEAVLGADFAAMSEEERLARIDGIGVVGRVAPEHKVLLAATLKKKGDVVAMTGDGVNDAPAIKAADIGIAMGSGTDVAKNAGRMILSDDKFATIVYAVEQGRRIYDNLTKYIRFVLLLLVTFVLTFLGATVFNIAAGEPFTPPQVLWIHFVVNASFGFALGFDRESPGLMRRRPRPRGESVLTRPVLVTVGIGGLAITVVLLGLIKLGQAHFASVEIGRSIAFTAFALCLIVAAFECRSETDSVLTTSTFDSKQMNWVALAQFVLAVLVTQLDGFRRILGTTQINAGQFGWALLAAVALLLLWELGKLLARRSRGT, encoded by the coding sequence ATGACGGTGCGGTCGGATTCCGTGGGAGAACAGCCGCGCGCCTCGGGGGACGACTGGTGCACGCGCGCTCCCGGGGAGGTCGTAGCGGCGTTCGGCGTCGATCCCGCGGTCGGTCTCTCCGCGGCACGGGCCGCGCAGCTCCTGACCGCGCACGGCCCGAACTCGCTGCCCGAGGAGAGGCGCACTCCGGCCTGGCGCCGGTTCCTCAGGCAGTACCGCAGTTACATGCAGATCGTCCTCGTGGCCGCGGCGGTCGTCTCACTGCTCATCAAGCAGTGGACCACCGGGATCCTGCTGATCGTCCTGACCCTGCTGAACGCGGTCGTGGGCCTGCGTCAGGAGGGCAAGGCCGAGAGCGCGATGAACGCGCTCCAGTCGATGATGAAAGCCACGGCGCGCGTGCGCAGGGACGGTACGGAGGCCGAGATCCCCGCCGAACAGCTGGTCGTCGGCGACATCGTGCTCATCGCCGCCGGGGACCAGGTGGCGGCGGACGGACGGATCATCGAGGCCAGCGCCCTGCAGATCGACGAGTCGGCGCTCACCGGCGAGAGCGTTCCCGCCTCGAAGGACACCCGCACGCTGCAGGGCCTCGGACCGGCACCCGGCGACCAGACGAACATGGCGTTCATGAACACCCCGGTCACCCACGGCAGCGGCGTACTCGTCGTGACCGCGACCGGCGCCGGAACCGAAGTCGGCAAGATCTCCGGGATGCTGTCGGCCACCGAGAAGGAGGTACCGCCTCTCACCAAGGAGCTCGACGCCCTGACGCTGTGGATCACGGGGGCGGCGGGCCTGACCATGATCGTGATGTTCGCCCTGGGACGGCAACGGGACCAGGCCTGGGACGTCCTGTTCGTCAGCGCGGTCTCGCTGGCCATCGCCGCCATCCCCGAGGCCCTGCCGACCGTGACCCAGGCGATCCTGTCCGTCGGCAGCCTCAACCTGGCGAAGTGGAACGCCATCGTCAAGGAACTGCCGTCGGTCGAGACCCTGGCGTTCACGTCAGCGATCAACTCGGACAAGACCGGCACCTTGACGATGAACCAGATGACCGCCGTCGAGGTCGTCACTCCCACCGACCGGTACACCGTCTCGGGCACGGGCTACGGACTCGACGGGAAGATCCACCATGCCGCGGGGGCCTCCACGGGCATCCAGGACGCGATCCTGCCGTACGTGGTGGCCTGCGACGCGAAGCTCGTGGACGGCAAGGTGGTGGGCGATCCCACCGAGGGCGCGCTGCTGGTGCTCGCGCACAAGGCCGGGCTGGACATCGATGCCACCAGGGAGAGCCTTCCCCGGCTCGCCACGCTGCCGTTCGACCCGGGCTACAAGCTGATGGCCACCTTCAACTCGGCGGTCGACGCCTCCGGGCGGCAGGTCGTCCGGTGCTTCGTCAAAGGCGCGGTCCCGGCGGTGGTGGCGCGGGCCGTCACCGCGCTCGCGGCGGGCAGGAACGTCCCGTGGGACGCGGAACTGGTCGCACGTGCCGAGGCGCAGACCCAGCGGATGGGCGGCGAGGGCCGCCGGGTGATGGCCGCGGCCACCCGTGACCTGGACCCGGCCGGCTTCGATCCGGACGGCGACCTGCTCGCGTACGTCACCGAGCTGCGGATGACCAGTCTCGTCGGCATGGTCGACCCGCCCCGCGAGGACGCCAAGGCCGCCGTCGCCGGCGCCCAGGCGGGGCACATCCGGGTCCGTATGGTGACCGGTGACGACGTCACCACCGGTGCGGCGATCGCGCGGCAGCTCGGCATTCCCGGCGAGGCGGTCCTCGGCGCCGATTTCGCCGCCATGAGCGAGGAGGAGCGACTCGCCCGTATCGACGGCATCGGTGTGGTGGGGCGCGTCGCGCCGGAGCACAAGGTGCTGCTCGCCGCCACGCTCAAGAAGAAGGGCGATGTCGTGGCGATGACCGGGGACGGCGTCAACGACGCACCCGCCATCAAGGCCGCCGACATCGGTATCGCCATGGGCAGCGGCACGGACGTGGCGAAGAACGCCGGACGCATGATCCTCTCCGACGACAAGTTCGCCACCATCGTCTACGCCGTGGAGCAGGGCAGGAGAATCTACGACAACCTCACCAAGTACATCCGGTTCGTACTGCTCCTGCTGGTCACCTTCGTGCTGACCTTTCTCGGCGCCACCGTCTTCAACATCGCCGCCGGTGAACCCTTCACCCCGCCGCAGGTGTTGTGGATCCACTTCGTGGTCAACGCCTCCTTCGGCTTCGCGCTCGGCTTCGACCGGGAGAGCCCCGGGCTCATGCGACGCAGACCGCGTCCCCGAGGTGAGTCGGTGCTCACCCGGCCCGTACTGGTCACGGTCGGGATCGGCGGACTGGCGATCACCGTCGTGCTGCTCGGACTGATAAAGCTCGGTCAGGCCCACTTCGCCAGCGTCGAGATCGGTCGGTCGATCGCGTTCACCGCCTTCGCCCTCTGTCTGATCGTGGCGGCGTTCGAGTGCCGCAGCGAGACGGATTCGGTGCTGACGACGTCCACCTTCGACAGCAAGCAGATGAACTGGGTGGCACTGGCCCAGTTCGTGCTCGCGGTGCTGGTGACCCAGCTGGACGGCTTCCGCCGCATCCTCGGGACGACGCAGATCAACGCGGGGCAGTTCGGCTGGGCGCTGCTGGCCGCCGTCGCGCTCCTGCTCCTGTGGGAACTGGGCAAGCTCCTGGCCCGTCGGTCGAGAGGCACCTGA
- a CDS encoding ATP-binding protein yields MAFQAIGLTATPRRGLIARLCRRRQEESGRKAALTSWFARHQALWSRTLAPVRPFDAPRGRATDWDASWPLPRELTSVRRGRRLVTAQLGDWGLRDLTDTAELLVSELVTNALCHTRGPLRLNLQVRDSRLRCEVEDTDPTGPVRRVVDADAEGGRGIDLLDLLAEAWGSTSTATGKTMWFQLPAEASSPQESPAFD; encoded by the coding sequence ATGGCCTTCCAGGCCATCGGCCTCACCGCGACCCCGCGCAGGGGACTCATCGCCCGGCTTTGCCGCCGCCGACAGGAAGAGTCGGGGCGGAAAGCCGCACTCACCTCGTGGTTCGCCCGGCACCAGGCCCTCTGGTCGCGCACGCTGGCACCCGTACGCCCCTTCGACGCGCCTCGCGGCCGTGCCACCGACTGGGACGCCTCCTGGCCCCTGCCGCGGGAGCTGACCTCGGTCCGCAGGGGCCGACGCCTGGTGACCGCGCAACTGGGCGACTGGGGGCTGCGGGACCTGACCGACACGGCCGAGCTCCTGGTCAGCGAACTGGTCACCAACGCCCTGTGCCACACGCGCGGCCCGCTGCGGCTCAACCTGCAGGTGCGCGACTCCCGCCTGCGGTGCGAGGTCGAGGACACCGACCCCACCGGGCCCGTACGGCGTGTCGTCGACGCCGACGCGGAAGGCGGGCGCGGTATCGACCTGCTCGATCTGCTCGCCGAGGCCTGGGGCAGCACCAGTACCGCGACCGGCAAGACCATGTGGTTCCAACTGCCGGCGGAGGCGTCCTCGCCGCAGGAGTCACCCGCCTTCGACTGA
- a CDS encoding PP2C family protein-serine/threonine phosphatase: MPRRRTDSSSGTAELLNTLGDLTGRILDRIKVQQARVELAAALQRQVLAAELPVLPYLHVAGRYAPARDGLDIGGDWYDGFLMPDGSVGFVIGDVQGHDVEAAALMGQVRTCLRAVATATTDPAEVLRRTNDLLVAMDCGLFVTCSFLRFDPVTSELADARAGHVPAVWAMADGCCDIVLNDGGLPLGIRAGESYPSTRRPLTGVGAFVLLTDGVVEGPSYPIEEGLKQVAGLVNGACHTDPDELAARVIKVADLTGHSDDAAVLVLRYGGLRDEWCSEGPQEQRQGEG; this comes from the coding sequence ATGCCTCGCCGCCGCACCGATTCGTCCAGTGGGACCGCAGAGCTGCTGAACACGCTCGGTGATCTCACCGGCCGGATACTGGACCGGATCAAGGTCCAGCAGGCCCGCGTGGAACTCGCTGCCGCGCTGCAGCGCCAGGTCCTCGCCGCCGAGTTGCCGGTCCTGCCATACCTGCACGTGGCGGGACGGTACGCACCTGCACGGGACGGCCTGGACATAGGAGGCGACTGGTACGACGGCTTCCTCATGCCGGACGGCTCGGTGGGATTCGTGATCGGAGATGTACAGGGCCACGATGTCGAGGCCGCGGCTCTCATGGGGCAGGTGCGCACCTGCCTGCGCGCCGTCGCCACCGCCACCACGGACCCGGCGGAGGTGCTCCGGCGCACCAACGACCTGCTCGTCGCCATGGACTGCGGGCTGTTCGTGACCTGTTCGTTCCTGCGCTTCGACCCGGTCACGAGCGAACTCGCCGACGCCCGCGCCGGGCACGTCCCCGCCGTCTGGGCCATGGCGGACGGCTGCTGCGACATCGTCCTGAACGACGGCGGTCTGCCGCTGGGCATCCGGGCCGGCGAGAGCTATCCGTCGACCCGCCGACCGCTCACGGGCGTGGGCGCCTTCGTGCTGCTCACCGACGGCGTGGTGGAAGGCCCCAGCTATCCGATCGAGGAAGGCCTCAAGCAGGTGGCCGGCCTGGTCAACGGCGCCTGTCACACCGACCCCGATGAGCTGGCCGCGCGGGTGATCAAGGTGGCTGATCTCACCGGCCACAGCGACGACGCCGCGGTCCTTGTCCTCCGTTACGGAGGGCTCCGGGACGAGTGGTGCTCCGAAGGGCCCCAGGAACAGCGGCAGGGCGAAGGATGA
- a CDS encoding polyphosphate kinase 2 family protein, translated as MSDERAERIADFIGPLIGPLRVEPGSKVRLDRDFDPRYRAGLKKRDGIELLRTGVSVLAEYQERLSAQDTYGVLLCLQALDAGGKDGTIRHVMSGVNPQGVRVSSFKVPSTEELDHDYLWRYAQRLPTRGEIAIFNRSHYEEVLVVRVHPENLVRQKLPGDTLGPGVWDRRYREINHWERYLTDNGFKVVKIFLNLSKEEQRTRFLKRIDLPERNWKFSAADVRERRRWDDYQDAFSEMLSATSTKWAPWYVVPADRKWFARICAAAVLAHALMDIDPQYPEVGEETRKELRVIKRELEQEAPAGAAADPYTSRHPSAARATDRPPKKTSKTKTKAKTKKQHG; from the coding sequence ATGTCGGACGAGAGAGCCGAACGCATCGCGGATTTCATCGGGCCACTGATCGGGCCGCTACGGGTGGAACCGGGGTCGAAGGTGCGCCTGGACCGGGACTTCGACCCTCGCTACAGGGCCGGTCTGAAGAAGCGGGACGGGATCGAGCTGCTGCGGACCGGTGTGTCGGTGCTGGCCGAGTACCAGGAGCGGCTGTCCGCCCAGGACACGTACGGCGTGCTGCTCTGTCTCCAGGCACTCGACGCCGGAGGCAAGGACGGGACGATCCGCCACGTGATGAGCGGCGTCAATCCCCAGGGTGTACGGGTCAGCAGCTTCAAGGTGCCCTCCACCGAGGAACTCGACCACGACTACCTGTGGCGTTACGCCCAGAGGCTGCCCACGCGCGGCGAGATCGCCATCTTCAACCGCTCGCACTACGAGGAGGTTCTCGTCGTACGGGTCCACCCCGAGAACCTGGTCCGGCAGAAGCTGCCGGGCGACACCCTCGGGCCGGGCGTATGGGACCGGCGCTACCGGGAGATCAACCACTGGGAGCGCTACCTCACGGACAACGGGTTCAAGGTGGTGAAGATCTTCCTGAACCTGTCCAAGGAGGAGCAGCGCACCCGCTTCCTGAAGCGGATCGACCTGCCGGAGAGGAACTGGAAGTTCTCCGCGGCCGACGTCCGGGAGCGGCGCCGGTGGGACGACTACCAGGACGCGTTCTCCGAAATGCTGTCGGCCACGAGTACGAAGTGGGCGCCGTGGTACGTCGTGCCGGCGGACCGGAAGTGGTTCGCGCGGATCTGCGCGGCGGCGGTCCTCGCGCACGCCCTGATGGACATCGATCCTCAGTACCCCGAGGTGGGGGAAGAGACGCGGAAGGAACTGCGCGTCATCAAAAGGGAGTTGGAGCAGGAAGCCCCGGCCGGGGCCGCGGCCGATCCGTACACCTCCCGGCACCCGTCGGCCGCTCGAGCCACCGACCGGCCGCCGAAGAAGACGAGCAAGACGAAGACGAAGGCGAAGACGAAGAAGCAGCACGGTTAG